In Flavobacterium okayamense, a single window of DNA contains:
- a CDS encoding patatin-like phospholipase family protein, translating into MDLTSKNIGIALSGGGSKGIAHAGVLQFLEENNVKPSKMSGSSAGAIIAAMYAHGKSPSEILDFFQSIYFFNWKHFTIKKPGIIDSVAFKKYFKKVFGETKIGDLPIPVKITATNLVTGKLKVFREDTLITDAVLASAAFPGMLTPYILNNKMYSDGGILNHFPTDLLQEDCDSIIGVYVSPIHNVEPKDLNSIKSVTTRSFELLTARGNYQKFGLCDWVIEPKELANFSTFETSKTKMKAIFKIGYEEAEKTYNEMLAK; encoded by the coding sequence ATGGATTTAACTTCAAAAAATATTGGGATTGCTCTCTCAGGTGGTGGCTCAAAAGGAATTGCACATGCAGGGGTATTGCAATTTTTAGAAGAAAACAATGTTAAACCCAGTAAAATGTCTGGAAGCAGTGCTGGAGCAATAATTGCTGCGATGTACGCACATGGTAAATCTCCTTCAGAAATTTTAGATTTTTTTCAATCTATTTATTTCTTCAACTGGAAACATTTTACAATAAAAAAACCTGGAATTATTGATTCTGTAGCTTTTAAAAAATATTTTAAAAAAGTTTTTGGAGAGACTAAAATTGGAGACTTGCCTATTCCTGTTAAAATTACCGCTACTAATCTAGTTACAGGTAAATTGAAAGTATTCCGAGAAGATACTTTGATAACAGACGCTGTTTTGGCTTCTGCTGCCTTTCCGGGAATGCTTACACCATATATTTTAAATAATAAAATGTATAGTGATGGTGGAATTTTAAATCACTTCCCAACAGATTTATTGCAAGAAGATTGTGATTCCATAATTGGTGTTTATGTAAGTCCTATCCATAATGTAGAGCCTAAAGACCTTAATTCTATAAAGTCAGTTACTACCCGGTCATTTGAATTGCTCACCGCAAGAGGAAATTATCAGAAATTTGGATTATGCGATTGGGTAATCGAACCGAAAGAGCTTGCCAACTTTAGTACGTTTGAAACAAGTAAAACAAAAATGAAAGCAATTTTTAAAATTGGATATGAAGAAGCTGAAAAAACATATAACGAAATGTTGGCAAAATAA
- the pyrH gene encoding UMP kinase translates to MKYKRILLKLSGEALMGERQYGIDPKRLAEYADEIKQIHNKGVEIAIVIGGGNIFRGVAGASNGMDRVQGDYMGMLATVINGMALQGALEEAGMPTRLQTALKIEAIAEPYIKRKATRHLEKGRIVIFGAGTGNPYFTTDTAAVLRGIEINADVILKGTRVDGVYTADPEKDANAVKFDFISFEDVLAKGLNVMDTTAFTLSQENKLPIIVFDMNKEGNLLKVCEGQTVGTTVTI, encoded by the coding sequence ATGAAATATAAAAGAATCCTTTTAAAATTAAGTGGTGAAGCTCTAATGGGTGAACGACAATATGGAATTGACCCAAAACGCTTAGCTGAATACGCTGATGAAATTAAACAAATTCACAACAAAGGTGTTGAAATTGCCATTGTAATTGGAGGAGGAAATATCTTTAGAGGTGTTGCTGGTGCGAGTAATGGAATGGATCGTGTTCAAGGTGATTATATGGGCATGCTTGCTACAGTAATTAACGGAATGGCACTTCAAGGAGCGCTTGAAGAAGCAGGTATGCCAACACGTTTACAAACCGCTTTAAAAATTGAAGCCATTGCAGAACCATACATAAAAAGAAAAGCTACTCGTCATTTAGAAAAAGGTCGTATTGTAATTTTTGGTGCAGGAACTGGAAATCCATATTTTACAACTGACACTGCCGCAGTTTTAAGAGGAATTGAAATTAATGCAGATGTTATCTTGAAAGGAACTCGTGTAGATGGTGTTTACACCGCCGACCCAGAAAAAGATGCAAATGCTGTAAAATTCGATTTTATTTCATTTGAAGATGTTTTAGCAAAAGGTTTAAATGTAATGGATACAACTGCATTTACTTTAAGTCAAGAAAACAAATTACCAATTATTGTTTTTGACATGAATAAGGAAGGTAATTTATTAAAAGTTTGTGAAGGCCAAACGGTAGGAACTACTGTTACCATATAA
- the frr gene encoding ribosome recycling factor, with amino-acid sequence MTEEINLIIETAKESMEHSVLHLEKEFVNIRAGKASPAMLGSVFVDYYGSQTPLSQVANIAAPDARTLTVTPWEKSMIGPIEKAIMIANLGLNPMNNGESIIINIPALTEERRKDLAKQAKAEAEDAKISVRNARKDANNDIKKEEKDGTSEDICKKAEEDVQKLTDAYIKKIDDVLAVKEAEIMKV; translated from the coding sequence ATGACAGAAGAAATTAATTTAATTATAGAAACTGCAAAAGAATCGATGGAGCATTCTGTTTTGCATTTAGAAAAAGAATTTGTAAACATTAGAGCAGGTAAAGCGTCACCTGCCATGTTAGGAAGTGTATTTGTAGATTATTATGGTTCACAAACACCACTTTCGCAGGTTGCAAATATTGCTGCACCCGATGCAAGAACTTTAACGGTAACTCCTTGGGAAAAAAGTATGATTGGTCCTATTGAAAAAGCGATTATGATTGCTAATTTAGGTCTAAATCCAATGAACAACGGAGAAAGCATCATTATCAACATTCCTGCTCTAACAGAAGAAAGACGTAAAGATTTAGCCAAACAAGCTAAAGCTGAAGCTGAAGATGCCAAAATTAGTGTTCGTAATGCTCGTAAAGACGCTAACAACGACATTAAAAAAGAAGAAAAAGACGGAACTTCAGAAGACATATGTAAAAAAGCAGAAGAAGATGTACAAAAACTTACTGATGCATATATCAAAAAAATTGATGATGTCTTAGCAGTTAAAGAAGCTGAGATTATGAAAGTTTAA
- a CDS encoding undecaprenyl-diphosphate phosphatase has protein sequence MDTLQAIILAIIEGITEFLPVSSTGHMIIASSFFGIAQDDFTKLFTIVIQLGTILSVVVLYFKRFFQSLDFYYKLFVAFIPAVIFGLLLSDFIDSLLENPITVAISLIIGGFILLKIDDWFGNAEGTQISYATAFKIGLFQCLAMIPGVSRSGASIAGGMSQKLSRTTAAEFSFFLAIPTMLGATVKKSYDYYKAGFELTNDQVNLLIIGNVVGFVVAMIAIKSFIGFLQKHGFKLFGYYRIVAGIAILLIHFFIQKLTVI, from the coding sequence ATGGATACACTTCAAGCTATTATTCTTGCCATAATTGAAGGAATTACTGAATTTCTTCCCGTTTCTTCTACAGGGCATATGATTATTGCATCTTCTTTTTTTGGAATTGCTCAAGACGATTTTACTAAATTATTTACAATAGTAATTCAATTGGGGACTATTCTTTCTGTAGTTGTTTTATACTTTAAAAGATTCTTTCAAAGTTTAGATTTCTATTATAAACTATTTGTTGCTTTTATTCCTGCAGTTATTTTCGGATTATTATTAAGTGATTTCATTGATAGTTTATTAGAAAACCCAATAACAGTTGCCATTTCTTTAATAATTGGTGGATTTATACTTTTAAAAATCGACGATTGGTTTGGCAATGCCGAAGGAACACAAATTTCATACGCAACCGCTTTTAAAATTGGACTATTTCAATGTTTGGCCATGATTCCTGGAGTTTCAAGAAGTGGTGCAAGTATTGCGGGTGGAATGTCACAAAAATTATCGCGAACAACTGCTGCCGAATTTTCATTTTTTTTAGCCATACCAACAATGCTTGGCGCAACAGTTAAAAAATCTTACGATTATTACAAAGCCGGATTTGAATTAACAAACGATCAAGTAAACTTATTAATAATAGGAAATGTAGTTGGGTTTGTAGTTGCCATGATTGCGATTAAATCTTTCATTGGTTTTCTACAGAAACACGGTTTTAAATTATTTGGTTATTACCGAATTGTTGCAGGAATTGCAATTCTTTTAATTCATTTCTTTATTCAAAAATTAACGGTAATCTAA
- the truB gene encoding tRNA pseudouridine(55) synthase TruB produces the protein MQAEDFTNGKVILIDKPLTWSSFQAVNKLKFVLKRKFNLSKRFKIGHAGTLDPLATGLLIICTGKFTKSINEIQAQEKEYTGTIKLGETTPSYDLETEVDKTFPTEHITKELLQETLEQFTGEIMQKPPVFSAIKKDGKRLYEHARAGEEVEIEARKTTIYEFELTRIELPEVDFRVKCSKGTYIRSLAYDFGKALHSGGHLTALRRTKIGNYSVDDAVSPIDFEKQINDET, from the coding sequence ATGCAAGCCGAAGATTTCACAAATGGAAAAGTTATCCTAATTGATAAACCACTTACTTGGAGTTCGTTTCAAGCAGTGAATAAGTTGAAGTTTGTTTTAAAGCGTAAATTTAATTTATCGAAACGTTTTAAAATAGGCCATGCTGGAACTTTAGACCCATTAGCAACTGGTTTACTAATCATTTGTACAGGAAAATTCACCAAAAGTATAAACGAGATCCAAGCGCAGGAAAAAGAATACACTGGAACAATTAAATTAGGAGAAACAACACCTTCATACGATTTAGAAACCGAAGTAGACAAAACTTTTCCAACGGAACATATTACAAAAGAATTACTTCAAGAAACTTTAGAACAATTTACAGGTGAGATTATGCAAAAACCACCTGTTTTTTCGGCCATAAAAAAAGACGGAAAGCGTTTATATGAACATGCTCGTGCAGGTGAAGAAGTAGAAATTGAAGCAAGAAAAACTACTATTTACGAGTTTGAGTTAACTAGAATTGAACTTCCTGAAGTCGATTTTAGAGTAAAATGTAGTAAAGGAACGTACATCCGTTCGCTTGCATACGATTTTGGAAAAGCGTTACATTCGGGTGGACATTTAACCGCTCTTAGAAGAACTAAAATTGGAAATTATTCGGTTGACGATGCGGTTTCTCCTATAGACTTTGAAAAACAAATTAATGATGAAACATAA
- a CDS encoding thioredoxin family protein → MQNIIENALDNSFSYLEYRQLVSKLISEGKSTGHNQTEALLQYSELNETRMNRLEKTLKVPQELTEKLNNLTKDYIWLTISEGWCGDAAQIIPILHKLEEVSNKVELKLVLRDDNDELMQLYLTNGSKSIPKVIILEKETKEVITSWGPRPEPARKLIADYKAQHGVVDEPVKIELQKWYLHDKGLTTMKELVELL, encoded by the coding sequence ATGCAAAATATAATAGAAAACGCTTTAGATAATAGTTTTTCCTACTTAGAATATCGTCAATTGGTTTCAAAATTAATTTCAGAAGGTAAATCAACTGGTCATAATCAAACTGAAGCTTTATTACAATATTCAGAATTAAACGAAACTCGAATGAATCGTTTAGAGAAAACACTAAAAGTTCCACAAGAATTAACCGAAAAACTTAATAATTTGACTAAAGATTATATTTGGCTAACAATATCTGAAGGTTGGTGTGGCGATGCTGCTCAAATTATTCCTATTTTACATAAATTAGAAGAAGTATCCAATAAAGTTGAATTGAAATTGGTTTTACGAGATGATAATGATGAATTGATGCAATTGTATTTAACCAATGGTAGTAAGTCGATTCCAAAAGTTATTATTTTGGAAAAAGAAACAAAAGAAGTAATTACATCTTGGGGGCCAAGACCAGAACCTGCAAGAAAATTAATAGCGGATTACAAAGCGCAACACGGAGTTGTAGATGAACCCGTTAAAATTGAATTACAAAAATGGTATTTACACGATAAAGGTTTGACTACGATGAAAGAGTTAGTAGAACTTTTATAA
- a CDS encoding YiiX/YebB-like N1pC/P60 family cysteine hydrolase: MMKHKILFYLLLFTCLNYAQKIELKDGDLIFQSMNCGELCDAINQVTEGYKGIDFNHMGMIVIQNDSILVLEASGSEVKLTSLETFKSYTNQTMYVGRLKKRFQKLIPKAIEFGKKQLGTPYDNAYLYDNDSYYCSELIYDCFLQANEKPFFKLYPMTFKAPGSNDYFKAWAEYYQKLNIEIPEGKPGCNPGGISTSKKIKILGVL, from the coding sequence ATGATGAAACATAAAATTCTTTTTTATTTACTTTTATTTACTTGTTTGAATTATGCTCAAAAAATCGAATTAAAGGATGGCGATTTAATCTTTCAATCGATGAATTGTGGTGAATTGTGTGACGCTATAAATCAAGTAACCGAAGGCTATAAAGGAATTGATTTCAATCATATGGGAATGATTGTAATTCAAAATGATAGTATTCTTGTTTTAGAAGCATCTGGAAGTGAAGTTAAATTAACCTCACTTGAAACTTTTAAATCGTATACCAATCAAACCATGTATGTTGGGCGATTGAAAAAACGTTTTCAGAAATTAATTCCAAAAGCGATTGAATTTGGAAAAAAACAATTAGGAACTCCTTACGACAATGCCTATTTATATGATAACGACAGTTATTATTGTTCCGAATTAATTTACGATTGTTTTCTTCAAGCCAATGAAAAACCATTTTTTAAATTGTATCCTATGACTTTTAAAGCGCCAGGTTCAAATGATTATTTTAAAGCTTGGGCAGAATATTATCAAAAGCTTAATATTGAAATTCCAGAGGGAAAACCGGGTTGTAATCCTGGCGGGATTTCAACTTCAAAAAAGATTAAAATTTTGGGAGTTTTATAA